In Mustela nigripes isolate SB6536 chromosome 12, MUSNIG.SB6536, whole genome shotgun sequence, one DNA window encodes the following:
- the LOC132027939 gene encoding small EDRK-rich factor 1: MARGNQRELARQKNMKKSQEISKGKRKEDSLTTSQRKQRDSEIMQQKQKAANEKKSMQTREK; this comes from the exons ATGGCCC GAGGAAATCAGCGAGAACTTGCCCGccagaaaaacatgaagaaatccCAGGAAATcagcaagggaaaaagaaaagaggatagCTTGACCACCTCTCAGAGAAAGCAGAG GGACTCTGAGATAATGCAACAAAAGCAGAAGGCAGCTAATGAGAAGAAGTCTATGcagacaagagaaaaatga